From Vitis vinifera cultivar Pinot Noir 40024 chromosome 14, ASM3070453v1, a single genomic window includes:
- the LOC100259932 gene encoding plasmodesmata-located protein 7 isoform X1 — MEPRTLHLLPLFTSLVSLLSLPLPSHSSNDDFVFMGCSQIKYTPNSPYESNLDSVLTSLANSATYSTYNNFTIMGSSPQDVVYGLYQCRGDLSMPDCATCVARAVSQLGSLCSQTCGGALQLQGCFVKYDNDTFLGVEDKTVVLKKCGPSVGYEAERMGRRDAVLGSMGASSGGYRVGGSGDVQGVAQCVGDLSVGECQDCVSEAISRLKTDCGTAVYGDMFLGKCYARYTTAGAHTYAHPNHDSSHDDGEKTFAIIVGLLAGVALIIIFLTFMRKVFEGNGK, encoded by the exons ATGGAACCAAGGACACTTCATCTCCTCCCACTTTTCACCTCGCTTGTTTCTCTCTTATCACTCCCTCTCCCTTCCCACTCCTCCAATGACGACTTCGTCTTCATGGGGTGCTCCCAAATCAAATACACCCCAAACTCACCCTACGAGTCCAACCTCGATTCCGTCCTCACATCCCTGGCCAACTCAGCCACCTACTCCACCTATAACAACTTTACGATCATGGGGTCAAGCCCACAAGATGTGGTGTATGGACTCTACCAGTGCAGAGGCGACCTTTCAATGCCGGACTGCGCCACATGCGTCGCGCGCGCAGTGTCTCAACTGGGCTCCCTCTGCTCCCAAACCTGTGGTGGCGCATTGCAGCTACAAGGGTGCTTCGTCAAGTACGATAATGACACATTCTTGGGAGTGGAGGACAAGACTGTGGTGCTGAAGAAGTGTGGGCCTTCAGTTGGGTACGAGGCGGAGAGAATGGGGCGGAGAGACGCGGTGTTGGGGAGTATGGGGGCTTCAAGTGGTGGGTACAGGGTGGGTGGGTCTGGTGATGTGCAGGGCGTGGCTCAGTGTGTTGGGGATTTGAGTGTCGGTGAGTGCCAGGATTGTGTGTCGGAGGCCATCTCACGCCTCAAGACTGACTGTGGAACGGCCGTTTATGGCGATATGTTCTTGGGCAAGTGTTACGCCAGGTACACCACTGCTGGGGCTCACACTTATGCCCACCCTAACCATG ATTCATCTCATGATGATGGTGAGAAGACATTTGCAATTATTGTTGGATTATTGGCAGGGGTTGCTCTAATAATCATTTTCCTTACTTTCATGAGAAAGGTGTTTGAGGGAAATG GTAAATAA
- the LOC100259932 gene encoding plasmodesmata-located protein 7 isoform X2, translated as MEPRTLHLLPLFTSLVSLLSLPLPSHSSNDDFVFMGCSQIKYTPNSPYESNLDSVLTSLANSATYSTYNNFTIMGSSPQDVVYGLYQCRGDLSMPDCATCVARAVSQLGSLCSQTCGGALQLQGCFVKYDNDTFLGVEDKTVVLKKCGPSVGYEAERMGRRDAVLGSMGASSGGYRVGGSGDVQGVAQCVGDLSVGECQDCVSEAISRLKTDCGTAVYGDMFLGKCYARYTTAGAHTYAHPNHGK; from the exons ATGGAACCAAGGACACTTCATCTCCTCCCACTTTTCACCTCGCTTGTTTCTCTCTTATCACTCCCTCTCCCTTCCCACTCCTCCAATGACGACTTCGTCTTCATGGGGTGCTCCCAAATCAAATACACCCCAAACTCACCCTACGAGTCCAACCTCGATTCCGTCCTCACATCCCTGGCCAACTCAGCCACCTACTCCACCTATAACAACTTTACGATCATGGGGTCAAGCCCACAAGATGTGGTGTATGGACTCTACCAGTGCAGAGGCGACCTTTCAATGCCGGACTGCGCCACATGCGTCGCGCGCGCAGTGTCTCAACTGGGCTCCCTCTGCTCCCAAACCTGTGGTGGCGCATTGCAGCTACAAGGGTGCTTCGTCAAGTACGATAATGACACATTCTTGGGAGTGGAGGACAAGACTGTGGTGCTGAAGAAGTGTGGGCCTTCAGTTGGGTACGAGGCGGAGAGAATGGGGCGGAGAGACGCGGTGTTGGGGAGTATGGGGGCTTCAAGTGGTGGGTACAGGGTGGGTGGGTCTGGTGATGTGCAGGGCGTGGCTCAGTGTGTTGGGGATTTGAGTGTCGGTGAGTGCCAGGATTGTGTGTCGGAGGCCATCTCACGCCTCAAGACTGACTGTGGAACGGCCGTTTATGGCGATATGTTCTTGGGCAAGTGTTACGCCAGGTACACCACTGCTGGGGCTCACACTTATGCCCACCCTAACCATG GTAAATAA
- the LOC100259932 gene encoding plasmodesmata-located protein 7 isoform X3, whose protein sequence is MEPRTLHLLPLFTSLVSLLSLPLPSHSSNDDFVFMGCSQIKYTPNSPYESNLDSVLTSLANSATYSTYNNFTIMGSSPQDVVYGLYQCRGDLSMPDCATCVARAVSQLGSLCSQTCGGALQLQGCFVKYDNDTFLGVEDKTVVLKKCGPSVGYEAERMGRRDAVLGSMGASSGGYRVGGSGDVQGVAQCVGDLSVGECQDCVSEAISRLKTDCGTAVYGDMFLGKCYARYTTAGAHTYAHPNHDSSHDDGEKTFAIIVGLLAGVALIIIFLTFMRKVFEGNGKFLSFFFLLLWCINYLF, encoded by the exons ATGGAACCAAGGACACTTCATCTCCTCCCACTTTTCACCTCGCTTGTTTCTCTCTTATCACTCCCTCTCCCTTCCCACTCCTCCAATGACGACTTCGTCTTCATGGGGTGCTCCCAAATCAAATACACCCCAAACTCACCCTACGAGTCCAACCTCGATTCCGTCCTCACATCCCTGGCCAACTCAGCCACCTACTCCACCTATAACAACTTTACGATCATGGGGTCAAGCCCACAAGATGTGGTGTATGGACTCTACCAGTGCAGAGGCGACCTTTCAATGCCGGACTGCGCCACATGCGTCGCGCGCGCAGTGTCTCAACTGGGCTCCCTCTGCTCCCAAACCTGTGGTGGCGCATTGCAGCTACAAGGGTGCTTCGTCAAGTACGATAATGACACATTCTTGGGAGTGGAGGACAAGACTGTGGTGCTGAAGAAGTGTGGGCCTTCAGTTGGGTACGAGGCGGAGAGAATGGGGCGGAGAGACGCGGTGTTGGGGAGTATGGGGGCTTCAAGTGGTGGGTACAGGGTGGGTGGGTCTGGTGATGTGCAGGGCGTGGCTCAGTGTGTTGGGGATTTGAGTGTCGGTGAGTGCCAGGATTGTGTGTCGGAGGCCATCTCACGCCTCAAGACTGACTGTGGAACGGCCGTTTATGGCGATATGTTCTTGGGCAAGTGTTACGCCAGGTACACCACTGCTGGGGCTCACACTTATGCCCACCCTAACCATG ATTCATCTCATGATGATGGTGAGAAGACATTTGCAATTATTGTTGGATTATTGGCAGGGGTTGCTCTAATAATCATTTTCCTTACTTTCATGAGAAAGGTGTTTGAGGGAAATGGTaaattcctttcctttttttttcttcttctttggtgTATTAATTATTTGTTCTGA